One Rattus norvegicus strain BN/NHsdMcwi chromosome 20, GRCr8, whole genome shotgun sequence DNA segment encodes these proteins:
- the Mapk13 gene encoding mitogen-activated protein kinase 13 isoform X1, with translation MSLIRKRGFYKQDINKTAWELPKTYLAPAHVGSGAYGAVCSAIDKRTGEKVAIKKLSRPFQSEIFAKRAYRELLLLKHMHHENVIGLLDVYTPATSVRNFQDFYLVMPFMQTDLQKIMGMEFSEEKVQYLVYQMLKGLKYIHSAGIVHRDLKPGNLAVNEDCELKILDFGLARHTDAEMTGYVVTRWYRAPEVILSWMHYNQTVDIWSVGCIMAEMLTGKTLFKGKDYLDQLTQILKVTGVPGAEFVQKLKDKAAKSYIQSLPQSPKKDFTQLFPRASPQAVDLLDKMLELDVDKRLTAAQALAHPFFEPFRDPEEETEAQQPFDDALEREKLSVDEWKRKRSPRPPSTCPPSGPEVTHLSPIAVHLLWAFLLELVSTV, from the exons ATGAGCCTCATTCGGAAAAGGGGCTTCTACAAGCAGGACATCAACAAGACTGCCTGGGAGCTGCCCAAGACCTACCTGGCGCCCGCGCACGTCGGCAGCGGGGCCTATGGCGCGGTGTG CTCGGCCATCGACAAGCGGACAGGGGAGAAGGTGGCCATCAAGAAGCTGAGCCGGCCCTTCCAGTCGGAGATCTTTGCCAAGCGCGCTTACCGCGAACTCCTGCTGTTGAAGCACATGCACCATGAGAAC GTCATTGGGCTTCTGGATGTCTACACACCTGCCACTTCCGTTCGAAACTTCCAAGATTT CTACCTGGTGATGCCTTTCATGCAGACCGACCTGCAGAAGATAATGGGGATGGAGTTCAGTGAGGAGAAGGTCCAGTATTTGGTGTACCAGATGCTCAAAGGTCTAAAG tACATCCACTCAGCTGGTATCGTTCACAGG GACCTGAAGCCAGGCAACCTGGCCGTGAATGAAGACTGTGAGCTGAAG ATCCTGGACTTTGGGCTGGCACGCCACACGGACGCGGAGATGACTGGCTATGTGGTGACCCGCTGGTACCGGGCTCCTGAGGTGATCCTCAGCTGGATGCATTACAACCAGACGG TGGATATCTGGTCTGTTGGCTGCATCATGGCCGAGATGCTAACCGGAAAGACACTCTTCAAGGGTAAGGACT ACCTGGACCAGCTGACCCAGATCCTGAAAGTGACTGGGGTGCCAGGTGCCGAGTTCGTGCAGAAGCTGAAAGACAAGGCG GCCAAATCCTACATTCAGTCCCTGCCCCAGAGCCCCAAGAAGGATTTCACACAGCTTTTCCCACGCGCCAGCCCGCAAG CTGTAGACCTGCTGGACAAGATGCTGGAGCTGGACGTGGACAAGCGTCTGACCGCTGCTCAGGCACTCGCTCACCCCTTCTTTGAACCCTTCCGGGACcctgaggaggagacagaggcccAGCAGCCATTTGATGATGCCTTAGAGCGGGAGAAACTCAGCGTGGACGAATGGAAACGTAAGAGATCCCCCCGTCCTCCCTCCACCTGCCCACCCTCCGGACCTGAGGTGACACACCTGTCCCCAATAGCTGTCCATCTCCTTTGGGCTTTTCTCCTTGAGCTGGTTTCCACCGTCTGA
- the Mapk13 gene encoding mitogen-activated protein kinase 13, with translation MSLIRKRGFYKQDINKTAWELPKTYLAPAHVGSGAYGAVCSAIDKRTGEKVAIKKLSRPFQSEIFAKRAYRELLLLKHMHHENVIGLLDVYTPATSVRNFQDFYLVMPFMQTDLQKIMGMEFSEEKVQYLVYQMLKGLKYIHSAGIVHRDLKPGNLAVNEDCELKILDFGLARHTDAEMTGYVVTRWYRAPEVILSWMHYNQTVDIWSVGCIMAEMLTGKTLFKGKDYLDQLTQILKVTGVPGAEFVQKLKDKAAKSYIQSLPQSPKKDFTQLFPRASPQAVDLLDKMLELDVDKRLTAAQALAHPFFEPFRDPEEETEAQQPFDDALEREKLSVDEWKQHIYKEIANFSPIARKDSRRRSGMKLQ, from the exons ATGAGCCTCATTCGGAAAAGGGGCTTCTACAAGCAGGACATCAACAAGACTGCCTGGGAGCTGCCCAAGACCTACCTGGCGCCCGCGCACGTCGGCAGCGGGGCCTATGGCGCGGTGTG CTCGGCCATCGACAAGCGGACAGGGGAGAAGGTGGCCATCAAGAAGCTGAGCCGGCCCTTCCAGTCGGAGATCTTTGCCAAGCGCGCTTACCGCGAACTCCTGCTGTTGAAGCACATGCACCATGAGAAC GTCATTGGGCTTCTGGATGTCTACACACCTGCCACTTCCGTTCGAAACTTCCAAGATTT CTACCTGGTGATGCCTTTCATGCAGACCGACCTGCAGAAGATAATGGGGATGGAGTTCAGTGAGGAGAAGGTCCAGTATTTGGTGTACCAGATGCTCAAAGGTCTAAAG tACATCCACTCAGCTGGTATCGTTCACAGG GACCTGAAGCCAGGCAACCTGGCCGTGAATGAAGACTGTGAGCTGAAG ATCCTGGACTTTGGGCTGGCACGCCACACGGACGCGGAGATGACTGGCTATGTGGTGACCCGCTGGTACCGGGCTCCTGAGGTGATCCTCAGCTGGATGCATTACAACCAGACGG TGGATATCTGGTCTGTTGGCTGCATCATGGCCGAGATGCTAACCGGAAAGACACTCTTCAAGGGTAAGGACT ACCTGGACCAGCTGACCCAGATCCTGAAAGTGACTGGGGTGCCAGGTGCCGAGTTCGTGCAGAAGCTGAAAGACAAGGCG GCCAAATCCTACATTCAGTCCCTGCCCCAGAGCCCCAAGAAGGATTTCACACAGCTTTTCCCACGCGCCAGCCCGCAAG CTGTAGACCTGCTGGACAAGATGCTGGAGCTGGACGTGGACAAGCGTCTGACCGCTGCTCAGGCACTCGCTCACCCCTTCTTTGAACCCTTCCGGGACcctgaggaggagacagaggcccAGCAGCCATTTGATGATGCCTTAGAGCGGGAGAAACTCAGCGTGGACGAATGGAAAC AACACATCTACAAAGAGATCGCCAACTTCAGTCCCATAGCCCGGAAGGACTCGAGGCGACGAAGTGGGATGAAGCTGCAGTGA
- the Mapk13 gene encoding mitogen-activated protein kinase 13 isoform X3, producing MHHENVIGLLDVYTPATSVRNFQDFYLVMPFMQTDLQKIMGMEFSEEKVQYLVYQMLKGLKYIHSAGIVHRDLKPGNLAVNEDCELKILDFGLARHTDAEMTGYVVTRWYRAPEVILSWMHYNQTVDIWSVGCIMAEMLTGKTLFKGKDYLDQLTQILKVTGVPGAEFVQKLKDKAAKSYIQSLPQSPKKDFTQLFPRASPQAVDLLDKMLELDVDKRLTAAQALAHPFFEPFRDPEEETEAQQPFDDALEREKLSVDEWKRKRSPRPPSTCPPSGPEVTHLSPIAVHLLWAFLLELVSTV from the exons ATGCACCATGAGAAC GTCATTGGGCTTCTGGATGTCTACACACCTGCCACTTCCGTTCGAAACTTCCAAGATTT CTACCTGGTGATGCCTTTCATGCAGACCGACCTGCAGAAGATAATGGGGATGGAGTTCAGTGAGGAGAAGGTCCAGTATTTGGTGTACCAGATGCTCAAAGGTCTAAAG tACATCCACTCAGCTGGTATCGTTCACAGG GACCTGAAGCCAGGCAACCTGGCCGTGAATGAAGACTGTGAGCTGAAG ATCCTGGACTTTGGGCTGGCACGCCACACGGACGCGGAGATGACTGGCTATGTGGTGACCCGCTGGTACCGGGCTCCTGAGGTGATCCTCAGCTGGATGCATTACAACCAGACGG TGGATATCTGGTCTGTTGGCTGCATCATGGCCGAGATGCTAACCGGAAAGACACTCTTCAAGGGTAAGGACT ACCTGGACCAGCTGACCCAGATCCTGAAAGTGACTGGGGTGCCAGGTGCCGAGTTCGTGCAGAAGCTGAAAGACAAGGCG GCCAAATCCTACATTCAGTCCCTGCCCCAGAGCCCCAAGAAGGATTTCACACAGCTTTTCCCACGCGCCAGCCCGCAAG CTGTAGACCTGCTGGACAAGATGCTGGAGCTGGACGTGGACAAGCGTCTGACCGCTGCTCAGGCACTCGCTCACCCCTTCTTTGAACCCTTCCGGGACcctgaggaggagacagaggcccAGCAGCCATTTGATGATGCCTTAGAGCGGGAGAAACTCAGCGTGGACGAATGGAAACGTAAGAGATCCCCCCGTCCTCCCTCCACCTGCCCACCCTCCGGACCTGAGGTGACACACCTGTCCCCAATAGCTGTCCATCTCCTTTGGGCTTTTCTCCTTGAGCTGGTTTCCACCGTCTGA
- the Mapk13 gene encoding mitogen-activated protein kinase 13 isoform X2 → MHHENVIGLLDVYTPATSVRNFQDFYLVMPFMQTDLQKIMGMEFSEEKVQYLVYQMLKGLKYIHSAGIVHRDLKPGNLAVNEDCELKILDFGLARHTDAEMTGYVVTRWYRAPEVILSWMHYNQTVDIWSVGCIMAEMLTGKTLFKGKDYLDQLTQILKVTGVPGAEFVQKLKDKAAKSYIQSLPQSPKKDFTQLFPRASPQAVDLLDKMLELDVDKRLTAAQALAHPFFEPFRDPEEETEAQQPFDDALEREKLSVDEWKQHIYKEIANFSPIARKDSRRRSGMKLQ, encoded by the exons ATGCACCATGAGAAC GTCATTGGGCTTCTGGATGTCTACACACCTGCCACTTCCGTTCGAAACTTCCAAGATTT CTACCTGGTGATGCCTTTCATGCAGACCGACCTGCAGAAGATAATGGGGATGGAGTTCAGTGAGGAGAAGGTCCAGTATTTGGTGTACCAGATGCTCAAAGGTCTAAAG tACATCCACTCAGCTGGTATCGTTCACAGG GACCTGAAGCCAGGCAACCTGGCCGTGAATGAAGACTGTGAGCTGAAG ATCCTGGACTTTGGGCTGGCACGCCACACGGACGCGGAGATGACTGGCTATGTGGTGACCCGCTGGTACCGGGCTCCTGAGGTGATCCTCAGCTGGATGCATTACAACCAGACGG TGGATATCTGGTCTGTTGGCTGCATCATGGCCGAGATGCTAACCGGAAAGACACTCTTCAAGGGTAAGGACT ACCTGGACCAGCTGACCCAGATCCTGAAAGTGACTGGGGTGCCAGGTGCCGAGTTCGTGCAGAAGCTGAAAGACAAGGCG GCCAAATCCTACATTCAGTCCCTGCCCCAGAGCCCCAAGAAGGATTTCACACAGCTTTTCCCACGCGCCAGCCCGCAAG CTGTAGACCTGCTGGACAAGATGCTGGAGCTGGACGTGGACAAGCGTCTGACCGCTGCTCAGGCACTCGCTCACCCCTTCTTTGAACCCTTCCGGGACcctgaggaggagacagaggcccAGCAGCCATTTGATGATGCCTTAGAGCGGGAGAAACTCAGCGTGGACGAATGGAAAC AACACATCTACAAAGAGATCGCCAACTTCAGTCCCATAGCCCGGAAGGACTCGAGGCGACGAAGTGGGATGAAGCTGCAGTGA